Genomic DNA from Ilyobacter polytropus DSM 2926:
ATTGGTTAATATCATTCCTGTATACTTAGCCATTTAGTCCTCCTAAATATTGATCAAAGTCCGACACCACCTGTTCACCTAAGGGAATTTTTTCAAATATCGAAGAATGTAAAGTCATTCCATAGTAGCTATTTTCTTCCCACTGGTTGCTGACTAGTATCCCCTCAAGGTAGCTTCTTTCATTTTTTGTCATATTGATTGCTTTATATATCTCTTCCAATTTCTCGCCAGTTGGAGAAATTGTTCCAACTAATTTAAAATGATAAGGAGACCCGTTATATTCCTGCCATTCCATTAGCTGAAAATCTCCATGAATATCTTTTATGGTCTTCTCTACTGCATATCTGGTTCCCTTGGTTTTTCTGACTATATATGATGTTTCAACCAACTTTGATTTTATGTCCTTGGAAAAAGTCTGCTCATAACCCTCTGTCTTCCATTGATAAGCCAATTCATCTAATACTGCTTCATTTAAATTTTTAAAGTCTCCATAAAGGAATAAATTTTCCTCTCTTTGATTAATAAGATCAATCTCCTCCTGGATAACTTGGGCTATTATCTGGACCTCTTTTTCTTCTTGTAAAAAATGAGGAAGGAGTCTCAAGAAAGCAATATCACCTATCTTAATCATCCTCTGTACCCCCGTAATTTATATTTACAGTGACTTCCTTAGCCACTTCAAAAGAATCCACAACAGTAAAGCTAGGACTGATTATTTCCACTCTCTTTGCTCCGGCACTCCTCACCAGATAATTGAGTTCCGTAGGATTTATGTCCCTTTTTAAAGCTGCCTTTTGCCAGGAGATATATTCATCAACTGCATCATTGACTTTATTCTGTATCTCATTTACCAGCCCGATATTCTTACTTGAAATATAATAAGTAAAATCTATATCGTAATTTACTTGAGCAGGCTTACTAACGACTAAATTATCTGTTAAAGGCCTTCTCTTATCTGCATTGCAAATAGTCATCACTTCATCCAGGACACTGTCAGTAGGCAGCTCTCC
This window encodes:
- a CDS encoding phage tail protein I; the protein is MIKIGDIAFLRLLPHFLQEEKEVQIIAQVIQEEIDLINQREENLFLYGDFKNLNEAVLDELAYQWKTEGYEQTFSKDIKSKLVETSYIVRKTKGTRYAVEKTIKDIHGDFQLMEWQEYNGSPYHFKLVGTISPTGEKLEEIYKAINMTKNERSYLEGILVSNQWEENSYYGMTLHSSIFEKIPLGEQVVSDFDQYLGGLNG